The following proteins come from a genomic window of Lachnoclostridium phytofermentans ISDg:
- the rpsG gene encoding 30S ribosomal protein S7, protein MPRKGHIQKRDVLADPIYNNKTVTKLINNIMLDGKKGTAQKIVYGAFEKVAEKSGKDATEVFEEAMNNVMPVLEVKARRIGGATYQVPIEVRPDRRQALGLRWLTMFSRKRGEKTMVDRLAGEILDAAANTGSAVKRKEDMHKMADANKAFAHYRW, encoded by the coding sequence GTGCCACGTAAAGGACATATACAGAAAAGAGATGTACTAGCAGATCCTATTTACAATAATAAGACTGTTACTAAGCTGATTAACAACATCATGCTTGACGGTAAGAAGGGAACTGCACAAAAAATTGTATACGGTGCATTCGAGAAAGTTGCAGAGAAATCCGGTAAAGACGCGACTGAAGTTTTTGAAGAGGCTATGAACAATGTTATGCCTGTTCTTGAAGTTAAAGCTCGTCGTATCGGTGGTGCAACATATCAGGTACCTATCGAAGTTAGACCAGATAGAAGACAGGCACTTGGTCTTCGTTGGTTGACAATGTTCTCTCGCAAGAGAGGCGAGAAGACTATGGTTGATCGTCTTGCTGGAGAAATCTTAGACGCAGCAGCCAACACAGGTTCTGCTGTTAAGAGAAAAGAAGATATGCATAAGATGGCAGATGCAAACAAGGCGTTCGCACATTATCGTTGGTAA
- the rpoD gene encoding RNA polymerase sigma factor RpoD — MEEQVNTFEARLKELIAFANDNKGVIEVDKVNDFFKELNLNVRQIDKIYEYLEANNIVVLNPTDEDEPNEDALLELEDDSDMIGDTEDLSAMTSTISDDPVKQYLKEIGSYPLLSVAEEIELAKKIEAGDNMAKQILAESNLRLVVSIAKRYVGRGLSFLDLIQEGNLGLIKAVDKFDYNKGYKFSTYATWWIRQAITRSIADQSRTIRIPVHMSEVINKTYRVSRNLLQELGREPSEQELADAMNLPIEKVREILKVSADPISLDTPIGEEDDSHLGDFIKDDTIMGPEDAASYAVLQDQISKLLDTLTEREQRVLILRFGLQDGRSRTLEEVGKEFNVTRERIRQIEAKALRKLRHPSRARMLKGYELN, encoded by the coding sequence ATGGAAGAACAAGTAAATACCTTTGAAGCACGCCTGAAAGAATTAATTGCATTTGCGAATGATAATAAAGGTGTCATCGAAGTTGATAAAGTGAATGATTTCTTTAAAGAATTAAATCTGAATGTACGTCAGATTGATAAAATATATGAGTACCTTGAGGCAAACAATATTGTTGTGCTTAATCCGACGGATGAGGACGAGCCTAACGAGGATGCCCTACTCGAATTAGAAGATGATTCTGATATGATAGGTGATACAGAAGATCTATCTGCTATGACGTCAACCATTTCTGACGACCCAGTAAAACAATATCTTAAAGAAATCGGTAGCTACCCTCTTCTCTCTGTAGCAGAAGAAATTGAGCTTGCTAAAAAAATTGAAGCTGGAGATAATATGGCAAAGCAGATCCTTGCCGAATCAAACCTTCGATTAGTAGTCAGCATCGCAAAACGATATGTAGGAAGAGGACTTTCTTTCCTTGATTTAATTCAAGAAGGAAATTTAGGACTTATCAAAGCAGTTGACAAATTCGATTATAACAAAGGTTATAAATTTAGTACCTACGCAACTTGGTGGATTCGTCAAGCAATCACAAGATCCATTGCTGACCAGTCTCGTACCATACGTATACCGGTACATATGTCAGAAGTTATCAATAAGACATATCGAGTATCAAGAAATCTTCTCCAAGAATTAGGACGTGAGCCTAGCGAACAGGAACTTGCAGATGCAATGAATCTCCCTATTGAAAAGGTACGTGAAATTCTTAAGGTATCTGCAGACCCAATCTCCCTCGATACACCAATCGGTGAAGAGGACGATAGCCATCTTGGTGATTTCATCAAAGATGATACAATTATGGGACCAGAAGATGCTGCATCCTATGCCGTTTTACAAGACCAGATATCAAAACTACTAGATACATTAACCGAGCGTGAACAACGAGTTTTAATACTACGTTTTGGTTTACAAGATGGAAGAAGTCGTACTTTAGAAGAAGTTGGTAAAGAATTTAACGTTACCAGAGAACGTATCCGTCAGATTGAAGCAAAAGCACTTCGTAAATTAAGACATCCAAGTCGCGCACGGATGTTAAAGGGTTATGAACTAAACTAA
- the rpsL gene encoding 30S ribosomal protein S12 — translation MPTFNQLVRKGRKTMEKNSQAPALQKGFNSLRKKTTDASAPQKRGVCTAVRTATPKKPNSALRKIARVRLSNGIEVTSYIPGEGHNLQEHSVVLIRGGRVKDLPGTRYHIVRGTLDTAGVAKRRQARSKYGAKRPKEAKK, via the coding sequence ATGCCAACATTCAACCAGTTAGTAAGAAAAGGCAGAAAGACTATGGAGAAGAATTCTCAGGCTCCAGCGTTACAAAAAGGATTTAACTCCTTAAGAAAGAAAACGACAGATGCATCCGCTCCACAAAAGAGAGGTGTGTGTACTGCAGTTAGAACGGCTACACCTAAGAAGCCTAACTCAGCGCTTAGAAAGATTGCCAGAGTTCGTTTAAGTAACGGAATTGAAGTAACAAGCTATATCCCAGGTGAAGGCCACAACCTTCAGGAGCATAGTGTTGTTCTGATCAGAGGTGGTAGAGTAAAGGACCTTCCAGGTACAAGATATCATATCGTCAGAGGTACACTTGATACAGCAGGTGTTGCAAAGAGAAGACAGGCTCGTTCCAAATACGGAGCTAAGAGACCTAAAGAAGCAAAGAAATAA